The Syngnathus typhle isolate RoL2023-S1 ecotype Sweden linkage group LG6, RoL_Styp_1.0, whole genome shotgun sequence genome has a window encoding:
- the LOC133155953 gene encoding TLC domain-containing protein 5-like, whose amino-acid sequence MLSLSSEGNMVVLGALLSITGWASLYLALCHANGRRSAEWNCRLVTLLHGILVICITAYIGYVDGPWPFAYPGTKNTPLQISVLLLSLGYFLFDMAWCVYFGTEGAVMLAHHTMSILGILLTLWLGESGIEGCAVLFGSEITNPLLQARWFLKQTGRYGTPLAHTVDALFVLLFVLMRVFVGGTMLYCELISPRPRFFIKCGGVAMYALSWVFMVDIVRFASRKIKTWQRERQEAANGKND is encoded by the exons ATGCTCTCGTTGTCTTCAGAGGGGAACATGGTTGTGCTCGGGGCGCTCCTGAGCATCACCGGCTGGGCGTCTCTCTACTTGGCATTGTGTCACGCCAACGGCCGCCGCAGCGCTGAGTGGAACTGTCGCCTTGTCACCCTGCTGCATGGCATCCTGGTCATTTGCATCACGGCTTACATCGGCTACGTGGATGGACCCTGGCCCTTCGCCTATCCAG GTACAAAGAACACACCTTTGCAGATAAGTGTCTTGTTGCTGAGCCTGGGCTACTTTCTCTTTGACATGGCCTGGTGCGTCTACTTCGGCACCGAGGGAGCCGTCATGCTGGCCCACCACACCATGAGCATCCTTGGAATCCTGCTCACCCTCTGGCTGGGCGAGTCGGGCATCGAGGGCTGCGCCGTCCTCTTCGGCAGCGAGATCACCAACCCGCTGCTGCAGGCGCGTTGGTTCCTCAAGCAGACGGGACGCTACGGCACGCCCCTGGCGCACACTGTGGATGCGCTGTTCGTGCTGCTCTTCGTGCTGATGCGGGTCTTTGTGGGAGGCACAATGCTGTACTGTGAGCTGATCTCGCCAAGGCCCAGATTTTTTATCAAGTGCGGGGGCGTGGCCATGTACGCGCTCTCTTGGGTCTTCATGGTGGACATCGTTCGCTTCGCCAGCCGCAAGATCAAGACTTGGCAGAGGGAACGACAAGAGGCCGCCAATGGAAAGAACGATTAA